One Companilactobacillus heilongjiangensis genomic window, GCCACATAAACAACAAATTCCCCAACCATCAAATATACTAATCCGAAAAATGATGTCATCATATTGCTTGAATAAAGCGTTGCATCACTGATTGGTATCAAACGATACTTATCGTTAACGTAAACCAGCTCATTTGCTCTTGCCATTGCAAAAATTCCAACGGCCATAGCAATAAAAACACCACCAGTAAAACTAGTTATTCCAGGATTTGTTCGGAAGGAATTCCAGATTTGAGTAACTAATATGATAAGTATGTGAATTCCTAAAATCCAGCTGATCATTTTAAATTTGTTTTTAAGTAATCCTTTACTGACACGACCTAAGCTACTCATCGTCCAGACCCCCTTCATAAACTTTTTCATAATAATCTTCAATTCCCAAGTGATATTTAGCTTGAATATCTTCCACAGGACTAACTTGATAAACTGTTTGGTCCTTTAAAATTACGACATCATCCAAGAGACTCGAAATTTCTTTCACATAGTGCGAACTGATGATGATTGTTGAATCGTCACCCTTCCACTGAATAATACTTTTGATGATTTTCTTACGAGCCATAATATCGACTCCATTCAGCGGTTCATCTAATAAATAAAGTGGCACCTGGCGCGCCAAGGTTAAAGCAATCTCCAGTTTTTCACCCGTACCAGTTGAGAGATTGACTAGCTTGTCATCACAAGGGATTTCTAGAAACTTAGCCATTGCCTGATATTTTTCAAATGAAAAATCAGGATAAATGTCGATATAAAATTTCACGACATCTTTAACTTTAGTATTTTTTTCGCCTGCACCTTTGTTAAAACTGGTTAATGAGTAAGTTGCACTGACACATGATTTGCGTGCTGCTTTACTATCGACTCCGGCAACCGCAATCTGACCAGAAGTCTTAGCATTCACACCGGAGATCAAACGCATCAGCGTCGTTTTTCCGGCTCCATTAGCGCCAAGTAAACCAATAATCTTGCCATTATCAAGACTAAGATTAATGTCTTTTAAAATTAACTTATTATTCTTTTTATAATTTAAAGAGTTAATTTCCAATACTTTACTCATGATTTGCCTCCCGCTTTTTGACGTAGGTATTGAAGCTATTCATAATTTCGGTGTCATCCATATTCAATGAATGCAATTTATCGTATGTTGCATCAAACATTTCACTGACGATATGTGCTTTTAATTTTTCCACAATACTGGTGTCTTCAGTCACAAAATTGCCTTTACCACGCTGCGGTATAATGACTTCTTCTTCAGTCATTTCCTTGAGCGATTTCTGAACGGTATTTGAATTAGCAGAAAATTGGACGGCCAACTGTCTTACTGAAGGCAGTTGTGATCCTAATTCATACTGATTGCTAATAATTTTGCGATACAAGATATCCTTGATTTGGAGGTAAATAGGTATGTTATCAATATATTCCATCATTTCACCCTCTTACTGTTCTAGTACACTAATACAGTACAACGGATATTTAAAAAAAGCAACTGATTAACAACGATTGTTGAATTCTTCTTTGCCAACATGTCAATCACCTCCCATCAACCACATTTCTGATGTGATGTTATATTTAGTTCAAAGTTGGGAGCTAATCGAAAGAACTGATGTGTCATGCTAAAATTTGGAAAAAAAGTCAATTATCGACCGTTTCTAGTCAGTGGCGCCATTGCTACAGCCGTCGGACTAATATTTGGAATTAATATTGCGACTATGTTGGGAATTAAAATTGCCGTTATACTTTTTCTATTGATGTTCCTTGGACATTACCTATTTGTACTGCCAGTAATCTTCAATTATTGGGATTCCGACAGTAAATTCATCCGTTATAACGATATCAAACCGCTCAATAAACGCTTACTGGCTATTCTTTTGCCAAAATTTTCACCAGTTAACGTCATTGACAGGAAAAATATTCGTCAAATATCAATATTAGGATTACCTCAGCACGATTTGTCATTTGCATCCGAATTAGTATTATCAGAGGAAGGCGGCTTAATGTACAACTTATTTCTGATGATAAATGAACCTGTCAAAGTCCGTCTGACCATGAAAAATCGGGAAACCATCAACCTAGATCTATCACGTGATTATGTAAGACGACCGCATGAAACATTGGGCAAACTGCGGATGTTTCTCGAAAGTTTTAATCCTAAAATTTTAGAATTATCAGATGAAACTGAAAATTTACTACATTTAAGGCAAAAATAAGAAGATTACGATGATATTAATTCACCGTAATCTTCTTATTTTTAGACTCAAATTTTTACCTTTGTGGCATTTGTTCAGAGAAACTATAGAATTGTGATTTATCGTTGAAATCACCCATATTCATGCCATTCCAACTGGAGTCTTTTGACAAGTTGCCTAATTCCATCAAGGCTTTTTCTCTAACCTCAATATCTTTTTTCATCGTACTTACTCCTTAAAATAACCGTATAGTACTAGTTTCGTATGACACTTCTTCCGACTAATATTCTCGTATTAAATTAGACACCACCGTTACCGTAATAACTTCAGTAGTAATTTTTCAAATACTCAGAAACTTTACTTTAGTTAAAAGTAAAAATAAATTAGTTGGAAGAGCTGAGCGTATTCATCCGCAGCGAAAGTGGCGTTATGGCTTTAGCCATTACACCACCGGACGTGTTGGAGACTTTCCGGTCTGTGGAAAGGCTTCAACCGAGGTTCGAGACCGCTCTTTGGCTCGGACCGTGCCGCGCAGCAGA contains:
- a CDS encoding ABC transporter ATP-binding protein, which gives rise to MSKVLEINSLNYKKNNKLILKDINLSLDNGKIIGLLGANGAGKTTLMRLISGVNAKTSGQIAVAGVDSKAARKSCVSATYSLTSFNKGAGEKNTKVKDVVKFYIDIYPDFSFEKYQAMAKFLEIPCDDKLVNLSTGTGEKLEIALTLARQVPLYLLDEPLNGVDIMARKKIIKSIIQWKGDDSTIIISSHYVKEISSLLDDVVILKDQTVYQVSPVEDIQAKYHLGIEDYYEKVYEGGLDDE
- a CDS encoding GntR family transcriptional regulator, encoding MMEYIDNIPIYLQIKDILYRKIISNQYELGSQLPSVRQLAVQFSANSNTVQKSLKEMTEEEVIIPQRGKGNFVTEDTSIVEKLKAHIVSEMFDATYDKLHSLNMDDTEIMNSFNTYVKKREANHE